In the genome of Mugil cephalus isolate CIBA_MC_2020 chromosome 21, CIBA_Mcephalus_1.1, whole genome shotgun sequence, one region contains:
- the churc1 gene encoding protein Churchill gives MCNGCVQKEYPDRGNICLENGSYLMNYQGCASCHQRDFVLISNKATEDDDGEEIVTYDHVCKNCDHVIARHEYTFSVVDEYQEYTMLCMLCGKAEDSISVLPDDPRQSAPLF, from the exons ATGTGCAACGGGTGCGTGCAGAAAGAGTACCCGGACCGG GGTAACATTTGTCTGGAGAACGGTTCTTACCTGATGAACTACCAGGGCTGTGCCAGCTGTCATCAGAGGGACTTCGTGCTGATCAGCAATAAAGCCACtgaggatgatgatggagaggagattgTCACATATGACC ATGTTTGTAAAAACTGCGACCACGTCATCGCCAGGCACGAGTACACTTTCTCCGTTGTTGATGAATATCAG GAGTACACCATGCTCTGCATGCTGTGTGGAAAGGCCGAGGACTCCATCAGTGTGTTACCAGATGACCCAAGACAATCTGCGCCTCTCTTCTAG